A window from Bufo bufo chromosome 1, aBufBuf1.1, whole genome shotgun sequence encodes these proteins:
- the ZNF865 gene encoding zinc finger protein 865 has protein sequence MKVGTYDMEANAGDEGIHFQSYPFDFLEFLNHQRFEPMEFYNHHDHGKPAAVVPCTSPSYECSPQNHTSNIQATTDNASKPKEFKLQVPSSISTPKKSESVHIQCSNHTSAPSTQAIFDGALNTQQWGIVGLSSHQLLFNNIKRSLPATQEVPDEKDSKDDKNYFRRLKYLLDRRFPCTVCQKSFKQSSHLMQHMLVHTGERPYECNVCGRSYNHISSLIRHRRCHKEGTEDESASTVLPTDAETAAATAVVAAAMSESHINSVEMPVAQVDANITVRQDGPFTCNMCWKVFKKQSHLHQHQIIHTGEKPFSCTVCEKSFNRRESLKRHVKTHSDSLKVYCEVCGKAFRDTTYLLKHQATHTGGKPEYNCDVCGKSYATTQSLLRHKQSHEQNVPLLQPTLPQNSLNETTKEPSASASLETTSLPFSDVISTDQGAMSVVERIGSAMGHSSSVRRQSSLSTNTSKNFCCNICGRGFGRRETLKRHERIHTGEKPHQCPVCGKRFRESFHLTKHHVVHTRERPYKCELCGKVFGYPQSLTRHKQIHRLQLPCTVQAGVLTPEHLPFGCTDCGQKFPDSFHLMNHKELHMSDKPYVCDICRKCFGFIENLMWHKLVHQTAPECLIPVNQCQETTETSQMNCMQNGLIGTVATTNGVTATDAATLTFTSEEHPMIPSGERFSCTICGQSFKHFLGLVTHKYVHLVRRTMACNVCGQSFTGAYDLLLHRRSHLQKRHFSCSICGKRFWEAVLLMRHQRCHTEERPYRCTICGRGFLHSWYLRQHKVVHTGERAYKCALCNKRFAQSSSLAEHQRLHTVARPQRCPTCGKTFRYRSNLIEHQRVHLGEKVYRCDQCGKSFFYISSILRHQRSHDAKADLRCSCCLKLFKDPKYFNKHIQTHQGGRPFKCGACGEAFSNTYGLKKHRQEHKAEKFAAAAAVAALAEGGQNG, from the exons AT GAAAGTGGGCACTTATGACATGGAAGCTAATGCAGGAGATGAAGGGATTCACTTTCAAAGCTACCCATTCGATTTCCTAGAATTTCTCAATCATCAGCGCTTTGAACCTATGGAATTCTACAACCACCATGATCACGGCAAGCCTGCAGCTGTTGTCCCGTGCACTTCACCTTCATATGAATGTAGCCCTCAAAACCACACCAGTAATATTCAGGCTACTACAGACAATGCTTCGAAACCTAAAGAATTCAAATTACAAGTTCCATCTTCCATCTCTACGCCTAAAAAGTCGGAATCTGTACATATACAATGCAGCAATCATACTTCCGCACCCAGTACTCAGGCTATCTTTGATGGAGCATTGAACACACAACAGTGGGGAATAGTAGGTCTTTCTAGCCACCAGCTTCTTTTCAATAACATAAAGCGTTCCCTTCCAGCGACTCAAGAAGTGCCAGACGAAAAAGACTCTAAAGATGATAAAAACTATTTCCGACGCTTGAAGTATCTACTCGATCGCCGCTTTCCTTGTACGGTATGCCAAAAATCTTTTAAACAGTCCTCACACCTAATGCAGCACATGCTCGTGCATACCGGAGAGAGACCGTATGAGTGTAATGTTTGTGGTCGCTCATACAATCATATATCTAGTCTGATAAGACACAGACGCTGCCATAAAGAGGGCACAGAAGATGAAAGTGCCAGCACAGTGTTACCAACGGACGCTGAAACAGCGGCAGCGACGGCGGTAGTGGCTGCGGCAATGTCAGAGTCGCACATAAATTCAGTTGAAATGCCTGTAGCTCAGGTAGATGCAAACATAACAGTACGGCAAGATGGTCCATTCACATGCAACATGTGTTGGAAAGTATTCAAAAAGCAAAGTCACCTCCATCAGCACCAAATTATTCATACCGGTGAGAAGCCTTTTAGTTGTACTGTATGCGAAAAAAGTTTTAATCGTCGTGAAAGCTTGAAACGTCATGTAAAAACACACTCGGATTCTTTAAAGGTTTATTGTGAAGTATGCGGTAAAGCTTTCCGTGACACCACATATCTGTTGAAACACCAGGCAACTCATACAGGTGGAAAGCCAGAGTATAATTGTGATGTATGTGGGAAGTCATATGCCACAACTCAGAGCCTCTTAAGACATAAGCAGTCACACGAGCAAAATGTTCCTTTGCTACAGCCTACACTTCCACAAAATTCACTCAATGAGACCACCAAAGAACCAAGTGCTTCAGCTTCATTGGAGACAACATCGCTACCTTTTTCTGATGTCATCTCAACTGACCAAGGGGCCATGAGCGTTGTTGAAAGAATCGGGTCAGCGATGGGACATTCTTCTTCTGTCAGGAGGCAATCATCTCTTTCAACCAATACAAGCAAAAACTTCTGCTGTAATATTTGTGGCCGTGGATTTGGTAGAAGAGAAACACTAAAACGCCATGAACGCATTCACACTGGAGAAAAACCACACCAGTGTCcagtttgtggaaaaagatttcgaGAATCCTTTCATCTTACCAAACATCATGTCGTTCACACCCGAGAACGTCCTTACAAATGTGAGTTATGCGGAAAGGTTTTTGGCTACCCCCAAAGCCTAACAAGGCACAAACAAATCCATCGGCTTCAGCTGCCGTGTACCGTACAGGCTGGAGTCCTTACTCCTGAACATCTCCCTTTTGGGTGCACAGACTGCGGTCAGAAGTTTCCAGACTCTTTTCACCTCATGAACCACAAAGAACTTCATATGAGTGACAAGCCCTATGTTTGTGACATTTGCAGAAAATGCTTTGGCTTCATTGAAAATTTAATGTGGCATAAACtcgttcaccaaacagctccagAATGTCTGATTCCGGTAAACCAGTGTCAAGAGACAACAGAAACCAGTCAAATGAACTGCATGCAGAATGGTTTGATCGGCACAGTGGCGACAACAAATGGAGTTACGGCAACAGATGCTGCCACCTTGACATTTACTTCCGAGGAGCATCCTATGATTCCAAGTGGTGAGAGATTTTCTTGCACTATTTGTGGTCAGAGTTTCAAGCACTTTTTGGGTTTGGTCACCCATAAATATGTACACTTGGTTAGACGCACTATGGCCTGTAATGTTTGTGGGCAGAGCTTTACAGGAGCATATGACCTGCTCCTTCATCGTCGAAGCCACCTTCAGAAGAGACACTTCTCATGCTCGATATGTGGCAAGCGTTTTTGGGAAGCCGTTCTTCTTATGCGACACCAGCGTTGTCACACAGAAGAACGCCCTTACCGCTGCACTATTTGTGGAAGGGGTTTCTTACATTCTTGGTATCTTCGTCAACATAAAGTAGTGCATACTGGTGAGCGGGCTTACAAGTGCGCTTTGTGCAACAAACGTTTTGCCCAGTCATCCAGTTTAGCTGAGCATCAACGATTGCACACTGTGGCTCGTCCACAACGTTGTCCAACCTGTGGCAAGACTTTTCGCTACCGATCCAATCTTATAGAACACCAGAGAGTGCACCTTGGCGAAAAGGTTTATCGGTGTGATCAGTGCGGCAAGAGTTTCTTTTACATTTCATCCATTTTACGGCATCAGAGATCTCACGATGCTAAGGCTGATCTTCGGTGCTCTTGCTGTTTGAAACTCTTCAAAGATCCAAAGTATTTCAACAAACACATACAGACCCATCAAGGGGGGCGTCCCTTTAAATGTGGAGCCTGCGGTGAAGCTTTTAGTAATACGTATGGACTAAAGAAACACCGTCAGGAACATAAAGCAGAAAAgtttgctgctgctgcagctgtaGCTGCACTTGCCGAAGGAGGACAGAACGGTTAA